GGTTTAAAACCCAATTATAAAAAAAGAATAGCTATTAATGAAAATATAGCTATTTTAACTTATTTTTTAGTGGAATCCACAGTTACTGCAAGTTTCACACATTTCTTCATCAGATGGTGGAACTTTACCAGTTTCTTGAAGTAAAACAGAAACAAAATAATAGTCTGTTCCATTATCAGAAGATTTTGTAACAGGTGAAATTCCTTTAAACTGTGCACTGATATCTCCAGTATTACCAATATCTACTTTAATTGGTTCAAACATTTTAAAACGTTCAAAGTATTCCATAACTTCATTTTTAAGGTCTTCTGGAACTTTAAAATTAAATGAAAGCATATTATCTTCTTTCATTGTAAGACCAACATAACTTTGATCAATCTCTAAATTAAGTCCTAAATGTTTTTTGAAAATAACTATATTATCAATATTTGATGATGTCATAAATAACAAATTGCTTTTAAATATTATATAAATATTGCCCCACTTGTTAGCAATTTATTATAATTTTAATATTTTAAAGAATTATCATAAATCTTAATGAATTATCACGATTTATAATAAGCTTTAAATAAAAAAAAATTCAAAAATATTTAATGTTATTAAATAATATAATTCTATATAATTTAACTTTTATTTAACAAATTTACTTTATTAGGTGTTTATTTTGAATGAATATAATAAAAATATTGGAAGGAGAATTAGAGAACTAAGAGAACTTTCCGATATATCCACCAAAGAAATTGCAGATTTATTGGACATTGAAGAGGAATTATACAATAAATATGAAAATGGAGAAACTGATATTCCAGCTAGTTTCTTATATGAACTTGCAAATAAATTTGAAGTTGATTTAGGACTAATTTTAACTGGTGAAGAAACTAGAATGAGTATTTTTGATGTAACTCGTGCAAATAAAGGAGTATCAATTAAAAGAAGAAAAGAATACCATTATGAAAATTTATGTGAAAGATTCATGCATAAAAAAGCAGAAATGTTTATTGTGACTGTAGATCCTAAAGAAGATGCAGTTCCTTCTTTAAATACCCACCCTGGTCAAGAATTTAACTATGTTCTTGAAGGCAGTTTAAAAATATATATTCACAACAATGAAATTGTTTTAAATGAAGGAGATTCCATAATATTCGATTCAAACCATAGACATGCAATGATCGCACTTAATGATAAAAAAGCTAAGTTTTTAGCTGTTATAATGTAATTTTAATGAGGTTTTATATATGACAACCTTAATAGGAGATTTCGTAAATAGAGTGGATTTTAAATCCTATGAAGATTTTTATGAAAATTTCGAACTAAAATACAACGAAGATTATAACTTCGGTTTTGATGTAGTAGACAAATATGCAGAGATAGATCCAGAAAAAGTAGCTTTAATCTGGGTTAATGAAGAAGGCGAAGAACATATTTTCACATTTGAAGATATGAAAAAATACAGTAACAAAGTTGCAAACTTATTCAAAAGGTTAGGCATTAACAAAGGTGATAAAGTAATGCTTACTTTAAAAAATAGGTATGAATTCTGGTTCTGTATGGTTGCACTTCATAAAATTGGAGCTATTGTTATTCCTGCAACACATATGTTGAAACTTCATGATATTGACTTTAGATTAAAAAAAGCTAATGTTAAACTTGTTGTATCCGTTGAAGAAGATGATTTAATTTCTGATTATAACACTGCAGAAAAAGAATTAAGAATTGACTTGAAAAAATTAGTAATTGAAAGAGATATTGACGGTTGGATTAACTTTAACAAAGCTATTGAAGAAGAAAGTGATGTTTTCGAAAGACCAACCGGTGAAGATGCAACAAAAGCAGATGAACCATTTTTAATATATTTCACATCTGGAACTAGTGGACTTCCAAAAATGGTTGCACATAAACATACTTACAGTTTAGGTCACATCCCTACAGCAAAATATTGGCATAATGTTAAAGAAGATGGAATCCATCATACTTCTGCAGACACTGGATGGGGAAAAGCTGTTTGGGGAAATCTCTATGGACAATGGATTGCAGGAACCACAGTATTTATCTACGACTATGAACGTTTTAATGGAATTAAATTACTTGAAAAAATCATAGAATATAAAGTAAATACCTTCTGTGCACCTCCAACAATCTACAGATTCTTAATTAAAGAAAACATTGAAGGATATGATTTCTCTAATCTAAGTTATGTAACTACTGCAGGTGAACCATTACCTCCAGAAGTATCTAAAAAATTCAAAGAAATCTCTGGTTTAACAATTAAAGAAGGATTTGGACAAACAGAAAGTACTTTAATGATTGGAACCTTCATTTGGCTTGATGCTAAACTTGGTTCTATTGGTAAACCAAGCCCATTATTCAATGTAGAGCTTTTAGATAAAGATGGTGAAATCGTAGATATTGGAGATGAAGGAGAAATATCCATAAATGTATCTGAAGGTGTAAAACCAGGATTATTTAAAGAATACTATAAAGATCCTGAAAAACAAGCAGCTAGCTGGTATGATGGACATTACCACTGTGGAGATACTGCTTGGATGGATGAAGAAGGATATTATCATTTCATAGGAAGAAACGATGACATTATTAAAAGTTCTGGATACCGTATTGGACCATATGAAGTAGAAAGTGCTGTTCTTTCACATGATGCAGTTTCAAATTGTGCTATTACTGGATATCCTGACCCTATAAGGGGACAAATTGTAAAAGCAACTATCATATTACAACCAGGATATGAAGAAAGTGAAGAACTTATTAAAGATATCCAAAACCATGTGAAAAAAACAACTGCTCCATATAAATATCCTAGATTAATTGAGTTTGTTGATGAAATTCCAGAAACAATTAGTGGAAAAATAAGAAGAGTAGAAATTAGGGAGAAAGATAACTCCAATTAAATAAAAGATGGTGAAAGTATTATGATAACCGATGGAAACCCTTATCCTGTAATACATAAAGAAGAATGCAAAGGATGTCAAAGATGTATAATAGCATGTGCAAAAGATGCTATTAGTCTTAGTAGCGAATTCAATAATGCAGGTTATCCATATGCTTATTATAAAGGTGAAGGATGTATAGCATGTAAAGATTGTTATTATACATGCCCTGAACCATTAGCTATTGAGATTTACAACTTTAAAAGACCAAATAATGATATTGCAGTAATGATTCAAAGTAAAGTAAGGAGGAAACATAATGAGTAATCAAATGGTAAAAGGAAATACCGCTGTTATTATTGGTGCAATGTATGCTGGCTGTGACTGTTTCTTTGGATACCCAATTACCCCAGCTAGTGAAATCTTACACGAAGCATCAAAATATTTCCCAATGGTAGGAAGAAACTTCGTTCAAGCAGAAAGTGAAGAAGCTTCAATTAACATGATTTATGGTGGAGCAGCTACTGGACACAGAGTAATGACTGCATCCTCTGGACCAGGTATTAGTTTAATGCAAGAAGGATTCACATATTTAGCAGGAGCAGAATTACCTGCAGTTATTGTAGATATTATGAGAGCAGGACCTGGACTTGGAAATATTGGTCCTGAACAAGGAGATTATAATCAAATTGTTAAAGGTGGAGGGCATGGAAACTATAAAAATATAGTTTTAGCTCCAAATAGTGTTCAAGAAATGTGTGATTTAACAATTAAAGCATTTGAACTAGCTGATAAATATAAAAACCCTGTTGTAGTATTAGCTGATGGTACTTTAGGCCAAATGGCAGAACCATTAAAATTCCCAACAGAAGCTATTGAACCAGAGATAGATGACTCATGGGCAGTTCGTGGAAGTAAAGAAACAATGAAAAATCTCGTTACTTCAATCTTCCTTGATTTTAAACAATTAGAAAACTTTAACTTTGAACTTCAAGAAAAATACGATCTTATTTCAAAAGAAGAAGTTATTACTGAAGAATATCAGCTTGAAGATGCAGATATCGTTTTAGTTTCCTATGGAATAAGTAGTAGAATAGCTAGGACTGCTGTAGACAAATCTCGTGAAAAAGGATTAAAAGTAGGATTATTAAGACCAATTACTTTATTCCCATTCCCAGAAGAAAGAATTAAAGAATTAGGAGATAAAGGAGTTAAATTTATTTCTGTAGAAATGAGTAATGGTCAATTATTAGAAGATATACAACTTGCAGCATGTAGAAAAGATGATACTTACCTTGTTAACAGAATGGGTGGTAATCTTCTTGAATTAAGAGATGTTTTAGAAAAAATCGATGAAGTTGCAGGATTAAATGATTAAGGATGTGAAAAGATGAGTAAAAAAAGTTTCAGTACAGATAAAGCAAGAAATTTAGACTTAAGAATATTTAAACATCCTGAATCTATTTATGATTCTTTCCCAAGAAAAGGAGAAACAAATCAAACAACAACCCACTACTGTGCAGGATGTGGACATGGAGTTCTCCATAAATTAATTGGAGAAGTAATGGATGAACTTGAAATACAAGACAGATCTGTTATGATTTCCCCAGTAGGTTGTGCAGTATTTGCATATTACTACTTTAACTGTGGAAATGTACAAACTGCTCATGGAAGAGCACCTGCAGTAGCAACTGGAATTTCCAGAGCTGAAGATAATGCAATTGTAATGAGTTACCAAGGAGATGGAGATTTAGCATCCATTGGATTAAATGAAACCTTACAAGCAGCTAATCGTGGAGAAAAAATTGTTGTTTTCTTTGTTAACAACACTGTTTATGGTATGACTGGTGGACAAATGGCTCCAACTACTCTTGTTGGTGAAAAAACAATCACTTCACAAAATGGAAGAGATCCAGCATATGCAGGTTATCCAATACATATGTGTGAGTTAATAAACACTTTAAAAGCACCAGTATATATTGAAAGGGTCTCATTAGCTACTCCTGAAAAAATTAAATTAGCTAAAATGGCTATTAGAAATGCTTTACAAATCCAAAAAGAAGGAAAAGGATATGCATTTGTTGAAGTATTATCCCCATGTCCTACTAACCTTAAACAATCCGCATATGATGCTCAAGCATTTATTGAAGAAAAAATGGAAAAAGAATTCCCTGTTAAAAACTTCAGAAACAGATATGGTGAAGTAGAACCTGTTATTAGACCTGAAAATGATTACAGCATTGAATCTTTAGATGAAATATTTAATGTTGAAAGAGGGTCTGAAGATGATTTTGTTGATGATCCTGATTTAAAACCATTATCTATTAAAGTTACTGGATTTGGTGGTCAAGGGGTATTAAGTGCTGGTTTAACAATTGCACAAGCAGCTTGTAGTGAAGGAAAACATGTATCATGGTATCCAAGTTATGGTCCAGAACAAAGAGGAGGAAACTCAAATTGTTCTATTGTAATTTCAGGAGAAACTATAGGAACACCTGTTGTTGATGACATTGATATTTTAATTGCTTTAAATAAACCATCACTTGAAAAATTCTCCAAAGATGTTAAAGAAGGAGGAGTTATAATTTACGATTCACGTATTGGAGAATTTACAACTGACAAGGATATTGAAGTAATCGCAGTACCTTCTGTTGAAATAGCTGAAGAACATGGAAATGCTAGAACAGCAAATACTGCTCTTCTTGGAGTTTTAATGGAATTAAGAAAAAGTATCTCACCTGAAGCTTATGAGAATGCTATTAAACAAATGTTTGCTTCCAAACCAAAAGTTATCGATGTAAACATTGATGTTTTAAAAGCTGGATCTCAATGGATGAAAGATAACTCATAAAAAATGTGGTTCAATGACATACAAAGAAATAGCTAAAAAATATTTAGAAACTAATGGAATTACCATAGGAGATACAATCAAAGTTAAAAAAGAAGATATCTCCTATGAAGGTATTTTATTAGACAGATCTGAAGATAGTGAAGATGGCTATCTTGTTTTAAAACTAGACAGTGGATATAATATTGGAGTAGCTATTGAAAATACTGAAGCTGAATTAATTGAAAAAGGAGATAAACCAAAAATAGGTTATGAAGGTGGAGAAATAGAAAAAGACCCTAATAAAATGGACATTTCTATTATCTCTACTGGAGGAACTGTTTCTTCAATTATAGATTATAAAACTGGTGCAGTTCACCCTGCATTTACAGCGGAAGATTTACTTAGAGCTAACCCAGAACTTTTAGATTATGCAAATTACAATGTTGAAGCACTTTATAATATTTTAAGTGAAAATATGAAACCTAAATATTGGGTTGAAGCTGCTGAATCAATAGCTGATGATATATCAGAAGGTAGTGACGGTATTGTAATTGCTCATGGTACTGATACCCTACATTATACATCAGCAGCACTTAGTTTTATGTTGGAAACTCCAGTTCCAATTATTATTACTGGTGCTCAAAGAAGTTCTGATAGACCTTCAACTGATGCTCATGTAAATCTTATTGACTCTGTAATAGCTGCAAAATCTGATTTAGCTGAAGTTAGTGTTTGTATGCATGGAAGCCTTGATGATAACTACACATACCTTCATAAAGGAACTAAAGTTAGAAAAATGCACACTTCAAGAAGAGATACCTTTAGAAGTATTAACTTTGAACCAATAGCTAAAATAGAGAATGAATCTATAGAAATTAACCCTCATTACAATTACACAAAAAGAAATGAAAAAGAATTGAAGGTTAATACAGCTATTGAAGAAAAAGTTGGATTCATTAAAAGTTTCCCTGGTATTTCTGAAGAGTTTATTGAATATCATATTGATAAAGGATATAAAGGACTTGTTATTGAAGGAACTGGTCTTGGACATGTCCCAGATAACTTAATTAAATCATTAAGTAGAGCAAATGATGAAAATATTCCAGTTGTTATGACTTCCCAATGTTTATATGGAAGAGTAAATATGAATGTTTACAGTACTGGACGTGAAATCATTGATGCAGGAGTTATTTCTGGAAGAGATATGACCCCTGAAACAGCTTATGTAAAATTATCTTGGGTTTTAGGTCAAAGCGAAGATAAAAAAGAAGTTGAAAAATTGATGAACACAAATATTGCTGGAGAGTTTAATGAAAAGTCTTCAATAAAATATTTCTTAAATTAAAGGTTGTGAAATAATGGATTGGGAAAAATTAGGACTTAAAATGGGACTTGAAATTCATCAGCAATTAAATACTCAACATAAATTATTCTGTCCATGTAAAACAGAACTTATTGATGATGAACATAATGAATTAATAAGAAGAAATTTAAGACCAACACAAAGTGAATTAGGTGAAATTGACAGAGCTGCTCTTCAAGAATCACTACGTAACTTAAATTTCCAATATGAAGCTTATAACTACAATACCTGTCTTGTAGAAACTGATGATGAACCGCCTCATAGCTTAAATGAAGAAGCTCTTGAAATTTCAATTACAATAGCTGCTTTAATGAACATGCACATTGTAGATGAATTCCATACAATGAGAAAACAGGTTATTGATGGAAGTAACACTGGAGGATTTCAAAGAACAGGTTTAGTAGCTACTGACGGATATCTTGACACACCTTATGGTAGAGTAGCTATTGAAAGCCTTGGTCTTGAAGAGGATGCTGCTAGAAGAATTGAAACAACCGATAATTATACTGAATTTAGATTAGATAGATTAGGTATTCCTCTTGCAGAAATTACAACAGATCCCTCTATGCATCATCCAGAACAAGTACGTGAAGTTGCATATATGATTGGTCAGGTATTAAGAAGTACTAATGTAAAAAGAGGTCTTGGAACTATCCGTCAGGATTTAAATATTTCCATTAGCGAGGGAGCACGTGTTGAAATAAAAGGTGTGCAAAATCTTGATTTAATGAGCACAATTGTTGAAAATGAAGTTACAAGACAACTTAACTTAATTGATATTAAAAAAGAGTTAAATGAAAGAAATGCAGAAGTTCTTGAGGAAATTCATGATTTAGATGAGTTATTTGAAAATACTGAATCTAAAATATTAAAATCTGCAGAATCAATTAAAGCAGTGGTTCTTAAAGGATTTAATGGACTCATTGGTCGTGAAGTACAGCCAGGAAGAAGATTCGGTACTGAAATTGCAAGTTATGCTAAGAAACGTGGAGTTTCAGGAATATTCCATAGTGATGAATTACCTGCTTATGGAATTACCCAAGAAGAAGTTGATAAAGTTGCTGAATTCTTAGATATTGGTCCTGAAGATGCATTTATCATTGTAGCTCATGATGAAGACATAGCTATTTCTGCTCTTGAAGAAGTAAAAAGAAGAGCTAACCTTGGATTTGAAGGTGTTCTTGAAGAAACACGTAAATCATTAGATGATGGAAATACTGAATATATGAGGCCACTTCCTACTGCTAATAGGATGTACCTTGAAACTGATATTCCTTTATTTAAAATTACTGATGAACTTGTTGAACCAATTAAAAACAACCTTCCGGAACTCCCTGATGTTAAAAAAGAAAGAATCATTAAAGAATATAATCTTAGTGAAGACTTAGCTAATCAACTTGTAAAAAGATTAGAAGCTGATGTCTTTGAAAATATATTAAGTGATGTTGATGTTAATCCTACACCTGTTGCATCTCTTCTTGCATACGACCTAAGGGAAATCAAAAGAGAAGGATATGACATCACTATTTTAACTACCCAACACTTTAAAGATCTTTTCCAATTATTAGCTGATGGAAAAATAGCTAAAGATAGTGTTACAAAATTAGCAACAGCTATTATTGAATCTCCAGAAGAAGAAGTTATAAAAATAGCTGAAAATAACAATTTAACACTTCTTAGTGAAGGTGAAGTCTGTGAAATTATAGCTAACATTGTAGCGAAAAATGAAAACATGGTAAAAGAGCGTCAAATGGGAGCTATGGGTCCTTTAATGGGTATGAGTATGAAAGAACTTAAAGGAAAAGCAGATGGAAGCCTTGTAAATAAAATTGTTAAAGAAGAAATACAAAAATTATTATAACTATTTCTTCTACTTTTTTTCTTTTTTCATTACATTTAAATATTAAAATCAAATATAAGTTAAAATATTATAAGGAGAGATATTTAAATGGAAAAATATGACATAATCATTGTAGGTGCAGGGCCTGGAGGATTAACTGCTGGAATATATGCCGGTCGTCAAGGAACAAAAACACTAATTTTAGATAAGAATTTAGCTGGTGGAATAGGTCGTGAAGTACCAGAAATGGAGAATTATCCTGGTTTTGATCTAGTTTCTGGTCTTGAACTAGCTGAAAAAATGAAAAATCAATGTGTGAAAAATGTAGAGCTTCATGAAAATGAAGGAGTTAACACAATAGAAAAGATAGAAGATAATGATTATAATTTTAAAGTAGAAAGTGACGAACATAGCTATTTAACAAAAACCGTAATAATAGCTACTGGCAGTTCTCATCAGCAATTAAATATTCCTGGAGAAGAAGAATTTAAAGGAAGAGGTGTTAGCTATTGTGCTACCTGTGATGGAATGTTTTTTGCAGGAAAAGACATTGCAATGGTAGGTGGAGGAAATAGTGCACTTCAGGAAGCTGTTTTTCTCTCAAATCTAGGTTGTAATGTAACTGTTATTCACAGAAGAGAAGAATTCAGAGCAGAGCAATACTTACAGGATAAACTTAAAGAAAAAGGAATAAAAACCATTATGAATGCAACTGTTGAAGAGATAAAAGGAGATATGCTTGTCAACTCCATAACCATTAAAGATAAAGAAAGTGGAGAGTTAAAAGACCTTGAAGTTAATGGTGTGTTCATAAGTGTTGGATATAAACCTCATACAAAACTAGCTGAAGAATTAGGTGTTGATTTAGATAAAAATAATCAGATTATAACTGATAAAAATCAAAAAACAAATATTAATTATGTTTATTCAGCAGGAGATGTTTGTGGAGGGGTTAAACAATGGGTTGTTGCATGTGGTGAAGGTGCAATAGCTGCAACTTCTGCATATAAAGATATTGAAAATAGCTAGTGACTATGTTATTTTCTATTAAATTCTCCTTTATTTTGATAAAAAGAACATACTCTCTTTTATTTATTAAAATTTTTTTATTGATCAATACCACTTATTTTTACAAGTTTTTAAAAAAAAAAACTATTAAAATAATTTTTAGAATTAATGAATAACATCCCTATTAAGTTAAAAAAAAAAGTTTATAATATTATAATAACAAGATACACATATAAAAATTTATATGTAAAAAATGGAGGGTACTATGAAACAAAAACATATAATTTTAATCTGTTTAGCAATTATAGTTGTTGTTGCAGCTTGTGTTGCATTATATCTAAACTCACAAGTAACTACCCAGTTAACTCCATCTAATTCGAACATTACAAATGGAGATAATTTTACGGTTACTTTAACAAGTGAAAATGGAGAAGCGTTAGCAAATCAAACAGTAACCTTAACTATAATAAACCAATTGAATGAAACAAACAATTATACACTTGTTACTGATAGTTCTGGGGCAGTTACACTGATTATTAATATGAGTAGTGGAAATTATACAATCAACGGTGTATTCAATGGAAATGGACATTATAAAGGATCAAACTTCACACAAAGTTTAATTGTAACAGAACCTCTTGAAAGTAATTCTCAGTCTAGTTCAGCAAGTGGAACAATGTCAAGTTTTGAAAAAACATTAGAAGCATTTGAAAATTCACCTAATCCAGATTTTGAAACTGGCATAATAACAAAGCCTGATGGTTCAAAATGGGTTGTTACTGGAGATCGTGAAGCACCTTACGGTTCAGCAGAAGGAGAAGACATATTAAATAGTGCTATGGGATACTAAAATTAAAAAAATCAAGCAAAACTTTAAAAAATATTTTTATTTTTTTATTATTTTATCTATTTAAAAAAAAACAAGAAAAAACTTACTTTGGATGTAATTATCTTCTTCAATTAATAAAAAATAAAAAAAAGAAAGTCATGTAAGACTTTCAAAACCTTTTGTAGCTAATAACCTTATAAATGAATCTTCAGGTTCCATTACAATATTTCCTTCAGAATATTGTTCAATAGCTACTTCAGTCATTGTAGCTTTTTTACCTGGATCTTCAGCAGCTTCAGCAAGTGCTTTAGCCAATACTAATACTGCATCTCCCCTTGACATATTACCTGTAATTCCAGTATCCCTACCAGCATATCCTGCATAGTTATCATTTTGCCTTACAATATCAACTGAACTGAGGTTGGTTACAACACCATTAACTTCAAGTGGTCTTATTGAATCTATAATAGCATCTAATCCTTCATCATAAACAATTACTACAGCATCAGCATGCATTCCAGTATTATATTCTACAATTTCTTTTGCATTTTCTATACCTTCTTCTGGTCCATTCCATAATGAATCATGAAGGAACATTGGTCCTGAAAGACCACCTGGAGCAGTTTTATTAGGATGTGTCATTCCTCCAGGATAAATAGGAGTATAATTAGCTAAAGTTCCATTGTCAAGTTCAACCATGAAAGCCATGTCCAAACCTCCACCAGTCTGTTCATTTTTATCAACAGCTAGAACTAATATGCTTTTATCTCCTAAAGTTAAAGTAGGACTATCACTTAAGAAGATACTTCCTATAAAAACCCCCAATCCAATAATAATTAACATAATAATTATTATAATAATCTTATTTCTTCGTTTCATAGTTACCTCACATTAATGTTTATACTGTGTAATAAAAAGTATCTTAATAGTTAATTATTTAGTAAGTTATAGTATTAAATTTTAACCTAAAATCATTATTACCCTTTTAATTAAATACAATACTTCATTATTATATTAATATAAATGTCTATCAATATTTTAAATGTTAAAAATGTTGTTTGAATAGAATAAAAAAACAATAATACTCTAAAAAATAATTAGATAAAATATTTATATACTACCATTTATACAAAATAAATGGAGGAATAAATTATGGAAATTAGTGCAAGAAACGGATTAAAAGGAAAAGTAGAAAGTGTAAAATTAGGTGAAGTAGTAGCTAGTGTTAAAATTAAAGTAGATGAACCGGGTATGATTACTGCTGTTATTACAAGAGAATCTGTTGAAGAATTAGGAATTAGCGAAGGAGATGATGTAAAAGCTATAATCAAAGCTACTGAAATTATGGTAGCTAAATAGATTATATCTTCTTTTTCTATTTTTATTTTTTTAAATAATTATTTTATAACCTTTTTTTCTATTATCTCTTCTTCTAGAATCAAAAGAAACTAAATCATAAACTAGTGGATTTTGAATTAGAATTTCCCATACTTTGTAAGTGACTTTGATAAAATCATCATTTAATCGAATGTTATCTTTCATTATAGGGCATTCATAAGGTATTTCATTTTCATCTAAAATTAAGTGTAGTTTCCTATCTTTTGAGATATGTGCTATTAATGGAAAAGTTCTGCATTGTATTGGTCTTATTGAACGATCACACTTTGGAGGATTAATACATTCCACCATAAAAACATCTTCTTTCCATGAAGGTGGGAAATCAACTTCTTTCGAATTAACTGCATATAAATTAAAGTTATCACTGTCCTCATACATTAACTCTTCACCAGGTAAAAGGAATAAACCTACTGCTTCATGTTCTTCACTTTCATCATAAACACAACATATTTCACCACATAATTTTCCACAATCATAATCTAATGGTGAGACTTCCTCAAGCAAATCATATATTTTTTGAATACTTTTTTTCATTTCATCAGCTGTAATTTCCATTTTATCCCTCATTTATCTGATGATTACTTATTAATCCCAAAGAATTTCACCAATAAAATCCATAATAACACCACATTTTGGACACTTGAATACATCATCTTTTTTTAAATGAAGTTCTCTGCCACATTCTTCACATGAATACCTTGGAACGAAAAGTTCACCCTCTTTAGAGCGAATTCTAAAGAAATTAAGAGGATAATATTTTTCACAATCACTACATTCATATAATTCTCCAGATAAAACATGCTCAAACAGATATTCTGGATTTTCATATTTATCCTCATCATTTTCATGAATAAATGATTCAGAAGAAAGAATTTTATCAAGCTCTTCCCTATTAATTAGATTATCTAACTCAGATAATATTTCACAGGTTTTCTTAAAATCAGGAAACAACCTTCCAAAACCTAAAAAATAGGAAACACTATGTCCACAATTAGGACATACATACTCCATTCCATAACCCATAATCTCACTCCCAAACAAACTCTTTAACAAAATTTAAAAAGAGCTATTTCACATTTATTTATCTTTTTAAGAGAAATAATTTAAATTTTACTAACCCTTTTTAACTACACAACAACATTTTAAAAAACTATTTATAGTGCTATTAACTAATTAATGTTTATAATATTAATTTAAAAAAAAGTAATACTATTATCTTAATATATTTTATAAAAGTATTACAAAGGATAATTAATATTTGAAAATGAATTAAAATGTGAAGGCTTATGGACAAAAAGAAGTTGACTATAATTGCAGTAGTCATAGTAATTATAATTATTGCATTAGGTATTGGACTCAGCATGAATACAACTAAAGATACAAATCCACAACATATTGTAATTGCTGATTCAAATAATCATGGAGAACCTGATAATGGTTTTGATGCTCTAACTGGATGGGGATCAGGCCATTCAAATCACAATACTTTAATT
This window of the Methanobrevibacter woesei genome carries:
- a CDS encoding helix-turn-helix domain-containing protein, with amino-acid sequence MFILNEYNKNIGRRIRELRELSDISTKEIADLLDIEEELYNKYENGETDIPASFLYELANKFEVDLGLILTGEETRMSIFDVTRANKGVSIKRRKEYHYENLCERFMHKKAEMFIVTVDPKEDAVPSLNTHPGQEFNYVLEGSLKIYIHNNEIVLNEGDSIIFDSNHRHAMIALNDKKAKFLAVIM
- a CDS encoding AMP-binding protein, which produces MTTLIGDFVNRVDFKSYEDFYENFELKYNEDYNFGFDVVDKYAEIDPEKVALIWVNEEGEEHIFTFEDMKKYSNKVANLFKRLGINKGDKVMLTLKNRYEFWFCMVALHKIGAIVIPATHMLKLHDIDFRLKKANVKLVVSVEEDDLISDYNTAEKELRIDLKKLVIERDIDGWINFNKAIEEESDVFERPTGEDATKADEPFLIYFTSGTSGLPKMVAHKHTYSLGHIPTAKYWHNVKEDGIHHTSADTGWGKAVWGNLYGQWIAGTTVFIYDYERFNGIKLLEKIIEYKVNTFCAPPTIYRFLIKENIEGYDFSNLSYVTTAGEPLPPEVSKKFKEISGLTIKEGFGQTESTLMIGTFIWLDAKLGSIGKPSPLFNVELLDKDGEIVDIGDEGEISINVSEGVKPGLFKEYYKDPEKQAASWYDGHYHCGDTAWMDEEGYYHFIGRNDDIIKSSGYRIGPYEVESAVLSHDAVSNCAITGYPDPIRGQIVKATIILQPGYEESEELIKDIQNHVKKTTAPYKYPRLIEFVDEIPETISGKIRRVEIREKDNSN
- a CDS encoding 4Fe-4S dicluster domain-containing protein, which encodes MITDGNPYPVIHKEECKGCQRCIIACAKDAISLSSEFNNAGYPYAYYKGEGCIACKDCYYTCPEPLAIEIYNFKRPNNDIAVMIQSKVRRKHNE
- a CDS encoding 3-methyl-2-oxobutanoate dehydrogenase subunit VorB — translated: MSNQMVKGNTAVIIGAMYAGCDCFFGYPITPASEILHEASKYFPMVGRNFVQAESEEASINMIYGGAATGHRVMTASSGPGISLMQEGFTYLAGAELPAVIVDIMRAGPGLGNIGPEQGDYNQIVKGGGHGNYKNIVLAPNSVQEMCDLTIKAFELADKYKNPVVVLADGTLGQMAEPLKFPTEAIEPEIDDSWAVRGSKETMKNLVTSIFLDFKQLENFNFELQEKYDLISKEEVITEEYQLEDADIVLVSYGISSRIARTAVDKSREKGLKVGLLRPITLFPFPEERIKELGDKGVKFISVEMSNGQLLEDIQLAACRKDDTYLVNRMGGNLLELRDVLEKIDEVAGLND
- a CDS encoding 2-oxoacid:acceptor oxidoreductase family protein — encoded protein: MSKKSFSTDKARNLDLRIFKHPESIYDSFPRKGETNQTTTHYCAGCGHGVLHKLIGEVMDELEIQDRSVMISPVGCAVFAYYYFNCGNVQTAHGRAPAVATGISRAEDNAIVMSYQGDGDLASIGLNETLQAANRGEKIVVFFVNNTVYGMTGGQMAPTTLVGEKTITSQNGRDPAYAGYPIHMCELINTLKAPVYIERVSLATPEKIKLAKMAIRNALQIQKEGKGYAFVEVLSPCPTNLKQSAYDAQAFIEEKMEKEFPVKNFRNRYGEVEPVIRPENDYSIESLDEIFNVERGSEDDFVDDPDLKPLSIKVTGFGGQGVLSAGLTIAQAACSEGKHVSWYPSYGPEQRGGNSNCSIVISGETIGTPVVDDIDILIALNKPSLEKFSKDVKEGGVIIYDSRIGEFTTDKDIEVIAVPSVEIAEEHGNARTANTALLGVLMELRKSISPEAYENAIKQMFASKPKVIDVNIDVLKAGSQWMKDNS
- the gatD gene encoding Glu-tRNA(Gln) amidotransferase subunit GatD; translated protein: MTYKEIAKKYLETNGITIGDTIKVKKEDISYEGILLDRSEDSEDGYLVLKLDSGYNIGVAIENTEAELIEKGDKPKIGYEGGEIEKDPNKMDISIISTGGTVSSIIDYKTGAVHPAFTAEDLLRANPELLDYANYNVEALYNILSENMKPKYWVEAAESIADDISEGSDGIVIAHGTDTLHYTSAALSFMLETPVPIIITGAQRSSDRPSTDAHVNLIDSVIAAKSDLAEVSVCMHGSLDDNYTYLHKGTKVRKMHTSRRDTFRSINFEPIAKIENESIEINPHYNYTKRNEKELKVNTAIEEKVGFIKSFPGISEEFIEYHIDKGYKGLVIEGTGLGHVPDNLIKSLSRANDENIPVVMTSQCLYGRVNMNVYSTGREIIDAGVISGRDMTPETAYVKLSWVLGQSEDKKEVEKLMNTNIAGEFNEKSSIKYFLN